A genomic region of Pseudomonadota bacterium contains the following coding sequences:
- a CDS encoding sigma-54 dependent transcriptional regulator, with protein sequence MSPNHNVATAPTLAVDSSALDAAPPTPAPTLTAPSSVPTVLEQRGRFRPCGSSRAMQQVHRLIDQVARHDTNVLILGESGTGKELIARNVHELSVRASGPFVPVNCGAIPSELMESELFGHEKGAFTGAITRRKGRFELAEGGTLFLDEIGDMDLNMQVKLLRVLAERCFERVGSNMSQPCNVRIIAATHRDLEAAIELGRFREDLFYRLNVFPIETPPLRERIGDLPELADALIARNEAAGASRIAFAPETLAILSDYPWPGNIRELANLTERLAIVHPSSIIEPHHLPARYLNATASHPSLDGALDDGNQGDVRLPPGGLDLKHYLTNIELDLIRQALDESDGVVARAARLLKMRRTTLVEKMRKHSVRSTGTTTD encoded by the coding sequence ATGTCGCCGAACCACAACGTTGCTACCGCCCCCACCCTCGCCGTCGACTCGAGCGCTCTAGACGCCGCGCCGCCGACCCCGGCACCAACCCTGACCGCGCCATCCTCCGTTCCCACTGTTTTGGAACAACGCGGTCGCTTTCGCCCCTGTGGTTCCTCGCGCGCCATGCAGCAGGTACATCGCCTGATAGATCAGGTGGCCCGCCACGATACGAATGTGCTGATCCTTGGTGAGTCGGGCACGGGCAAGGAACTCATCGCGCGCAACGTGCATGAACTCTCTGTCCGGGCCAGTGGCCCCTTCGTGCCAGTCAACTGCGGGGCGATCCCCTCGGAACTGATGGAGAGCGAGCTCTTCGGCCATGAGAAGGGCGCCTTTACCGGAGCTATCACCCGCCGCAAGGGGCGCTTCGAACTTGCCGAGGGCGGCACCCTATTCTTGGATGAGATCGGCGATATGGATCTCAACATGCAGGTCAAGCTGCTGCGGGTGCTCGCCGAACGCTGCTTCGAGCGTGTGGGGAGCAACATGAGTCAGCCCTGCAATGTGCGGATAATCGCCGCCACCCACCGCGACCTCGAGGCTGCGATCGAGCTCGGGCGCTTCCGCGAAGATCTCTTCTATCGGCTCAACGTTTTCCCGATTGAGACACCGCCTCTGCGCGAACGCATCGGCGATCTACCGGAGCTTGCGGACGCGCTGATCGCACGCAACGAGGCCGCAGGCGCTTCTCGTATCGCCTTCGCCCCGGAGACTCTGGCGATCCTCTCCGACTACCCCTGGCCCGGCAACATTCGCGAGCTAGCGAACCTTACGGAGCGATTAGCAATCGTTCATCCGAGCAGTATCATCGAACCCCACCACCTACCCGCCCGCTACCTCAACGCTACGGCCTCGCACCCAAGCCTCGACGGCGCCCTCGATGACGGCAACCAGGGTGACGTGCGCCTGCCCCCGGGCGGCCTAGACCTCAAGCACTACCTCACCAACATTGAGCTAGACCTCATTCGCCAGGCACTCGACGAGTCGGACGGCGTGGTGGCGCGAGCAGCGCGCCTGTTGAAGATGCGCCGAACCACCCTTGTTGAGAAGATGCGCAAGCACAGCGTACGCTCGACTGGCACCACCACCGACTAA
- a CDS encoding ATP-binding protein, protein MSANPSPIDGNTSLVESRRTPPELAAAFVAFTETSARLERSYGQLQQRVGVLGEQLTKARSDRLAQLAKTERLANRLSGLLAALPGAVLVLDATNQVQEHNDGARELFGADIAGQRWDDILATLAATSEDGGGELALADGRRLSVSVRPLSGEGGMIMLLTDVTETRELQALVERQERLSAMGEMMARLAHQARTPLATAILYASQLRRTPMQGNAAVFTQRVITRLKHLENMIEDMLCFARGNQGGSTPLAVDALTSGALASLPAERAARVRVNTPIESAYVLGNRRALCGALSNLLENALAMDELAAVTLDASIDERAGQVRFTVTDQGPGIDPALRQRVFEPFFTTRNNGTGLGLAVVRSVAEGHGGRAFVEDSPPGAGARLVVEVPHARAEAVARLLAAQSTAEEMPDAG, encoded by the coding sequence ATGAGCGCCAATCCTTCCCCTATCGACGGCAACACCAGCCTGGTCGAGAGCCGCCGCACGCCGCCTGAACTGGCCGCTGCCTTCGTCGCCTTCACGGAAACCTCCGCTCGACTGGAGCGCTCCTACGGCCAGCTACAGCAGCGCGTGGGGGTACTCGGCGAGCAGCTGACCAAAGCCCGCAGCGATCGCCTCGCGCAGCTGGCAAAGACCGAAAGGCTCGCCAATCGCCTCAGCGGCTTGCTCGCTGCGCTGCCCGGTGCCGTGCTCGTGCTGGATGCGACCAATCAAGTGCAGGAGCACAACGACGGCGCCCGCGAGCTGTTTGGCGCTGACATCGCTGGCCAGCGTTGGGACGACATCCTGGCCACGCTCGCGGCGACTAGCGAAGACGGCGGGGGCGAGCTGGCCTTGGCCGATGGCCGTCGACTGAGCGTCTCCGTGCGCCCCCTGAGCGGTGAGGGCGGCATGATCATGCTGCTTACCGACGTCACAGAGACCCGCGAACTGCAGGCCCTCGTGGAACGGCAGGAACGTCTGTCGGCGATGGGGGAGATGATGGCCCGTCTCGCGCATCAGGCACGCACTCCCCTTGCTACGGCCATCCTGTACGCCTCGCAGCTGCGGCGAACCCCGATGCAGGGCAACGCGGCCGTTTTCACCCAACGGGTGATCACTCGCTTGAAGCATCTCGAGAACATGATCGAGGACATGCTCTGCTTCGCCCGCGGCAACCAAGGCGGCAGCACCCCGCTGGCGGTCGACGCGCTCACCAGCGGGGCCCTGGCGAGCTTGCCAGCCGAACGCGCGGCGCGTGTGCGGGTGAACACGCCCATTGAGAGTGCCTATGTGCTAGGTAATCGTCGCGCCCTCTGCGGCGCACTCAGTAATCTCCTAGAGAACGCGTTAGCAATGGACGAACTGGCGGCCGTTACCCTCGATGCGAGCATCGACGAACGGGCAGGTCAGGTACGATTCACCGTGACCGATCAGGGACCTGGCATCGATCCAGCCTTGCGCCAACGGGTCTTCGAGCCCTTCTTCACCACCCGGAACAACGGCACGGGCCTCGGTTTGGCGGTGGTGCGCAGCGTCGCCGAAGGCCACGGCGGTCGGGCCTTCGTAGAGGACTCCCCGCCCGGCGCTGGCGCACGGCTAGTGGTCGAGGTGCCGCACGCCCGCGCTGAGGCCGTCGCGCGCTTGCTCGCCGCCCAATCCACAGCGGAGGAGATGCCTGATGCTGGCTGA
- a CDS encoding sigma-54 dependent transcriptional regulator yields MLADSCALPPAAAEAARQRHLHLLVVEDDAAMREALETTLLDTGITVRGVADGRQALAAIGDAPVDAVLTDVQLPNMDGHELLRRIRRANPQLPVILMTAYGSIERAVEAMRDGASDYLRKGFDVDTLLQRIDRLRGPQPTAVPVLEDDDAPIARAPNSLRTRAIAKRVAVSNATVLLSGESGTGKEVIARYIHAQSPRAEKPFVAINCAAIPESMLEAMLFGHEKGAFTGATQATPGKFEQAQGGTLLLDEISEMPLSLQPKLLRVLQESEVERVGGRRMLRLDVRIIATTNRELRSEVSAGRFREDLYYRLSVMPIPLSPLRERREDILPLFRHMLLRHAEGRATPRLSACAEQFLSQYDWPGNVRELDNLANRTLILCNGDEITAQDMNFEGVNDGALTPSAPIARAGELKADMEVVEQQKILQAIATTRTRKEAAEQLGVAVRTLRHKLQKMREQGVDISGRGGT; encoded by the coding sequence ATGCTGGCTGACTCATGCGCCCTGCCACCCGCGGCCGCAGAAGCGGCCCGTCAGCGCCATCTCCATCTGTTGGTGGTGGAGGACGATGCGGCCATGCGCGAGGCGCTGGAGACAACGCTCCTGGACACGGGCATCACCGTGCGGGGGGTTGCCGACGGGCGGCAAGCCCTTGCCGCCATCGGCGATGCACCGGTCGATGCGGTACTGACCGACGTGCAGCTACCTAACATGGATGGCCATGAACTGCTGCGCCGCATCCGCCGCGCCAATCCCCAGCTGCCGGTGATTCTGATGACCGCCTACGGCTCGATCGAGCGCGCAGTGGAAGCCATGCGTGACGGCGCGTCGGACTACCTGCGCAAGGGCTTCGACGTGGACACCCTACTGCAGCGTATCGATCGCCTACGCGGCCCGCAGCCGACCGCGGTGCCGGTACTTGAGGATGACGATGCGCCGATCGCCCGCGCCCCGAACAGCCTGAGGACACGGGCCATCGCCAAGCGGGTGGCGGTCAGCAACGCCACCGTTCTCCTGTCTGGCGAGAGCGGCACGGGTAAGGAGGTCATCGCGCGGTACATTCATGCACAGTCGCCGCGTGCAGAGAAACCCTTCGTGGCGATCAACTGCGCCGCCATCCCAGAGTCGATGCTCGAGGCGATGCTGTTCGGCCACGAGAAGGGGGCGTTCACAGGCGCCACGCAGGCCACGCCCGGGAAGTTCGAACAAGCCCAGGGCGGCACGCTGCTGCTGGATGAGATCTCAGAGATGCCCCTCAGCCTGCAGCCTAAGCTGCTTCGCGTGCTGCAGGAGAGCGAAGTAGAGCGGGTTGGCGGTCGGCGCATGTTGCGCCTCGACGTGCGCATTATCGCCACCACGAACCGAGAGCTGCGCAGTGAAGTCTCGGCCGGTCGCTTTCGCGAAGATCTCTACTACCGGCTTTCGGTGATGCCGATTCCTCTAAGTCCCCTACGCGAGCGACGGGAAGACATCCTGCCGTTGTTCCGACACATGCTCCTGCGCCACGCCGAAGGGCGTGCGACCCCGCGCCTCTCCGCCTGTGCCGAGCAATTCCTCAGCCAATACGACTGGCCCGGCAACGTACGCGAACTCGACAACCTCGCCAATCGCACCCTGATTCTCTGCAACGGTGACGAAATCACGGCGCAGGATATGAACTTCGAGGGCGTCAATGACGGCGCCTTGACACCGAGTGCGCCGATCGCGCGCGCTGGCGAGCTAAAGGCGGACATGGAGGTCGTCGAGCAGCAAAAGATCTTGCAAGCCATCGCCACCACACGCACGCGCAAGGAGGCCGCGGAGCAGTTGGGCGTCGCAGTTCGCACACTGCGTCACAAACTGCAGAAGATGCGAGAGCAAGGGGTCGATATTAGCGGTCGCGGTGGCACGTAG
- the fliE gene encoding flagellar hook-basal body complex protein FliE — MDTRINELMSQMQALTSRASAAVTPQTQGLSDEGVGAAGAVDFGAMLKASIDAVNATQMGAGTMVERFETGDPQMELGEVMVALQKADISFKAMTEVRNKLVDAYQEIMNMPL; from the coding sequence ATGGATACTCGAATCAACGAACTCATGTCACAGATGCAGGCGCTGACCTCGCGCGCTAGCGCCGCCGTGACGCCGCAGACGCAAGGCCTAAGTGACGAAGGCGTGGGCGCCGCCGGCGCGGTCGACTTTGGCGCCATGCTCAAGGCGTCCATCGACGCTGTCAATGCGACCCAGATGGGAGCCGGCACCATGGTGGAGCGCTTCGAAACGGGCGACCCACAGATGGAACTCGGCGAGGTGATGGTCGCCTTGCAAAAGGCAGATATCTCCTTCAAGGCCATGACCGAGGTGCGTAACAAGCTCGTGGATGCGTACCAAGAGATCATGAACATGCCGCTCTAG
- the fliF gene encoding flagellar basal-body MS-ring/collar protein FliF — protein MASKADDNQLPQLLQGIDSVPGLRQAIMLLAVAASVALGVTAVLWMQRPMHTALPPMQNMSEAQQMLKTAGIDVADEGDRLTVPVDDYARAKNMLIEGSVLTAGHRDCEAIPGSGSMGPSINVEDQALNCHREVELARTLNNLRGVNNAVVHISTPDASVFVRPRVDTTAAVNVGLSPDRQADRELARSIVYLVANAVPLLMPENVTVVANGRMISDQVNGEAAMDMSNKQMRFQRALESEKEDHIREILSRTLGPEHYTVTVSSEIDFTRIDRTERRPTEAVVVGTREQFTESPNGQPQPTGIPGGLTNSPIPTNSEVEDDGDADVGADLAAANAGRGVASRSVTTNREPGEVFEVIKQPMGTLKRLTISVMLNQLAPRPAPESENTASDTAQDGDAAAPADAARFSPEEIAKIESLIRNAVTFDEARGDALTIQELPFKPMTYEEPVPTPWWQSPLVIDLARQALGALFVVALFFTTIRPMISKLMTAPPRVAVAAGGAYGQAAIAAEGADADDPAPQARIDHQAQITEAREFASKHPDRTAKIVEAWVDG, from the coding sequence ATGGCGAGCAAAGCCGACGACAACCAATTGCCTCAGCTGCTCCAAGGGATCGACAGTGTTCCCGGTCTGCGCCAGGCGATCATGCTGCTGGCGGTAGCGGCCAGCGTTGCCCTCGGCGTGACCGCCGTGCTCTGGATGCAGCGCCCCATGCACACGGCGCTGCCGCCGATGCAGAACATGAGCGAAGCTCAGCAAATGCTGAAGACCGCCGGTATCGACGTCGCCGATGAGGGCGACCGCCTTACGGTACCGGTCGACGACTACGCCCGCGCCAAGAACATGTTGATCGAAGGATCTGTGCTGACCGCGGGCCATCGCGACTGCGAGGCGATTCCCGGCAGCGGGTCCATGGGTCCCTCGATCAACGTCGAGGACCAGGCACTCAACTGCCATCGCGAGGTGGAGCTCGCGCGCACACTCAACAACCTTCGCGGCGTCAACAACGCCGTGGTACATATCTCCACCCCGGACGCCAGCGTGTTCGTGCGCCCCCGGGTCGACACGACGGCGGCGGTCAACGTAGGCCTATCGCCGGATCGCCAAGCCGACCGTGAGCTCGCCCGCTCCATCGTGTACCTCGTGGCCAACGCCGTGCCCCTGCTGATGCCTGAGAACGTCACCGTGGTGGCGAACGGTCGCATGATCTCCGATCAGGTCAACGGCGAGGCGGCGATGGACATGAGCAACAAGCAGATGCGATTCCAGCGCGCTCTCGAGAGCGAGAAGGAAGACCATATCCGTGAGATCCTCAGCCGCACGCTGGGGCCTGAGCACTACACGGTGACCGTGTCCTCGGAGATCGACTTCACGCGCATCGATCGTACGGAGCGTCGCCCGACGGAAGCGGTCGTGGTGGGCACGCGCGAGCAGTTCACCGAGTCCCCCAACGGACAACCTCAACCGACAGGCATCCCGGGAGGACTCACCAACTCGCCTATCCCCACCAATAGCGAAGTGGAGGACGACGGCGATGCGGACGTCGGCGCGGACCTGGCCGCAGCCAACGCAGGGCGCGGCGTCGCCTCCCGTAGCGTCACCACCAATCGCGAACCTGGTGAGGTCTTCGAGGTAATCAAGCAGCCGATGGGCACGCTAAAGCGTCTCACCATCTCGGTGATGCTCAACCAGCTCGCCCCACGCCCGGCGCCCGAGAGCGAGAACACCGCGAGCGACACGGCGCAGGACGGCGACGCTGCGGCGCCCGCCGATGCGGCCAGGTTCAGCCCCGAGGAGATCGCCAAGATCGAGTCCCTGATTCGCAACGCCGTCACCTTTGACGAGGCCCGCGGTGATGCCCTGACGATTCAGGAGCTGCCCTTCAAGCCCATGACCTACGAGGAACCCGTACCCACACCATGGTGGCAGTCGCCGCTGGTCATCGACCTCGCCCGACAAGCTCTCGGCGCGCTGTTCGTGGTGGCCCTGTTCTTCACCACGATTCGCCCGATGATCAGCAAGCTCATGACCGCGCCGCCGCGGGTGGCGGTGGCTGCCGGCGGTGCCTACGGGCAAGCAGCGATCGCTGCTGAAGGCGCTGATGCGGACGACCCGGCGCCCCAAGCGCGCATCGATCACCAGGCGCAGATCACTGAAGCGCGAGAATTTGCCTCCAAGCATCCGGACCGCACGGCGAAGATCGTCGAGGCGTGGGTTGACGGATAA
- the fliG gene encoding flagellar motor switch protein FliG — protein MELDGSERAAILLMSLEESDAAAILRKMAPPAVEKIASAMARMEQVSRDNLGTVVEAFSDEVDRQARIAPSTREYITRLITQAVGESNARGLVNRVLDEGQSRGLDALRWMDTREIREMILEEHPQIMAIVLAHLDQGQATDIMAHMPTELRKEVILRIATLEEVGESVLNELETIVNARSSEQKHDLKASVAGVKVAANILNVLGTDISTEIIEYLREADDSMATEVEEQMFSFETLLRIQGRGMQTLLREITNEQLIIALKGADQEIQDLIFENMSQRAGDMLRDDLSTQGPVRLTDVEEAQKAILDVAKRLADEGQILIGSGGDDFV, from the coding sequence ATGGAACTCGACGGTAGCGAAAGAGCCGCAATCCTGCTGATGTCCCTCGAAGAGAGCGACGCGGCTGCGATCCTTCGCAAGATGGCGCCTCCGGCGGTGGAGAAAATCGCCTCCGCCATGGCGCGCATGGAGCAGGTCTCGCGTGACAACTTGGGTACCGTCGTCGAGGCCTTCTCGGACGAAGTCGACCGCCAGGCGCGCATCGCCCCAAGTACGCGCGAGTACATCACTCGCCTGATCACCCAGGCGGTGGGCGAGTCGAACGCCCGCGGCCTGGTTAACCGCGTACTCGACGAAGGCCAAAGTCGGGGCCTTGACGCCCTGCGTTGGATGGACACGCGCGAGATCCGCGAGATGATCCTGGAGGAGCATCCTCAGATCATGGCGATCGTCCTCGCCCACCTCGACCAGGGTCAGGCCACGGATATCATGGCCCATATGCCCACGGAGCTTCGCAAGGAAGTCATCCTTCGCATCGCCACACTCGAAGAGGTGGGTGAGTCTGTGCTCAACGAGCTAGAGACCATCGTCAACGCGCGCAGCAGCGAGCAGAAGCACGACCTGAAAGCGAGCGTGGCAGGCGTCAAGGTCGCCGCCAACATCCTAAACGTGCTGGGCACGGACATCAGCACGGAGATCATCGAGTACCTGCGCGAGGCGGACGATAGCATGGCCACGGAGGTCGAGGAGCAGATGTTCTCCTTCGAGACGCTCCTGCGTATACAGGGCCGTGGAATGCAGACGCTGCTGCGCGAGATCACCAACGAACAGCTGATCATCGCCCTCAAGGGTGCGGACCAGGAGATCCAGGACCTGATCTTCGAGAACATGTCCCAGCGCGCCGGAGACATGCTCCGCGATGACCTCTCGACCCAGGGTCCGGTGCGCCTGACCGACGTAGAGGAGGCGCAGAAGGCTATCCTCGACGTCGCCAAACGCCTCGCCGACGAAGGGCAGATCCTAATCGGCTCAGGAGGCGATGACTTTGTCTAG
- a CDS encoding flagellar assembly protein FliH has product MTLSSKAAKKLSPEQSNEAVPWQAPPVSEAVTASAIAHLPTARELEALQKQAHEEAFAQGLEEGRAEGSREVRKDLLAAHRREALRLEAFLDALGQPLAEVTASVEKEILALVVAMARQIIRRELKTSPDEIVGTVRDALGQLPVAHREVRVELHPEDAALVRDRLQDRQQGTKLWSIVEDPLIARGGCRVKGDDSLIDATLDSRIGALVSRVFGEQRSAEAARKERADGTTNAT; this is encoded by the coding sequence ATGACTTTGTCTAGCAAGGCTGCCAAGAAACTCAGCCCCGAGCAGAGCAACGAGGCCGTCCCCTGGCAGGCCCCGCCAGTCAGCGAAGCGGTCACCGCCTCGGCCATCGCCCACCTGCCCACGGCCCGCGAGCTCGAGGCCCTGCAGAAGCAAGCCCACGAAGAGGCTTTCGCCCAGGGCTTGGAAGAGGGTCGTGCCGAAGGCTCCCGTGAAGTGCGCAAGGACCTACTGGCGGCCCACCGCCGCGAGGCGCTGCGCTTGGAGGCGTTCCTCGACGCCTTGGGACAGCCGCTGGCGGAGGTCACCGCCTCGGTGGAAAAGGAGATACTGGCTCTGGTCGTGGCGATGGCGCGGCAGATCATCCGCCGAGAACTGAAAACCTCGCCAGACGAGATTGTCGGCACCGTACGCGACGCCTTGGGACAACTGCCCGTGGCGCACCGCGAGGTCCGCGTAGAGCTGCACCCTGAAGATGCTGCGCTCGTGCGCGATCGCCTGCAGGATCGCCAGCAGGGAACCAAGCTCTGGAGCATTGTGGAGGATCCACTGATCGCCCGTGGCGGCTGCCGAGTGAAAGGCGACGACTCGCTGATCGACGCCACCCTAGACTCGAGAATCGGCGCGCTCGTGAGCCGAGTCTTCGGCGAGCAACGCAGCGCGGAGGCCGCTCGCAAGGAACGCGCCGACGGCACCACCAACGCCACGTGA
- the fliI gene encoding flagellar protein export ATPase FliI, with translation MRRLREARKRVECTPAPVVEGVLYRMVGLTLEAAGCQAQVGGRCSIVAPSGAQIEAEVVGFARDSLYLMPTGHMHGIGPGARVIPLPEAYRISVGEQLLGRVLDGAGRPLDDLGPINAAETRAAHSEPINPLERQPIREPLCVGVRSINALLTIGRGQRIGLFAGSGVGKSRLLGMMTRFTSADVIVVGLIGERGREVREFVEDILGEQALARAVVVATPADHSPLMRMHGAWLATAIAEHFRDQGKRVLLLMDSLTRFAQAQREIALAVGEPPATKGYPPSVFARLPQLVERSGNGRHPNGSLTAIYTVLAEGDDHNDPIVDSARAILDGHIVLSRELADSGLYPAIDIESSISRCMSDIGDAEQLRLVRRFRELYAIYRRNEDLIRVGAYAPGTDPELDKAIAAWPQMRRFLAQELSEPVDFGSAKADLVALMGALEAAPAPARATSAEAGGGGGGGAPALRAVSAATSA, from the coding sequence ATGCGCCGCCTGCGCGAGGCCCGAAAAAGAGTGGAGTGCACTCCCGCACCGGTTGTTGAGGGCGTGCTCTACCGCATGGTGGGCCTCACGTTGGAGGCCGCCGGCTGCCAAGCGCAAGTGGGTGGGCGATGCAGTATCGTGGCGCCGAGCGGAGCGCAGATCGAGGCGGAGGTGGTGGGCTTCGCCCGTGACAGCCTCTACCTCATGCCCACCGGCCACATGCACGGCATCGGCCCCGGCGCTCGCGTAATTCCCTTGCCTGAGGCCTACCGTATCTCCGTAGGCGAGCAGCTCCTTGGCCGTGTCCTCGACGGCGCTGGCCGCCCCCTGGACGATCTGGGGCCTATCAACGCCGCCGAAACGCGCGCCGCGCACAGTGAACCCATCAACCCCCTCGAGCGCCAGCCTATCCGCGAGCCCTTGTGCGTGGGGGTGCGTTCGATCAACGCCCTCCTGACGATCGGGCGCGGCCAACGCATCGGGCTGTTCGCAGGCAGCGGCGTCGGCAAGAGCCGACTGCTCGGCATGATGACCCGCTTTACCTCCGCAGATGTCATCGTCGTCGGTCTGATCGGCGAACGAGGGCGTGAAGTGCGCGAGTTCGTCGAGGACATCCTCGGGGAACAGGCACTCGCCCGCGCCGTGGTGGTCGCCACCCCGGCGGACCACTCGCCCCTTATGCGCATGCACGGCGCGTGGCTTGCGACTGCCATCGCCGAGCACTTTCGTGATCAGGGCAAACGCGTGTTATTGCTGATGGACTCGCTCACCCGTTTCGCTCAGGCTCAGCGTGAGATCGCCCTGGCCGTGGGCGAGCCGCCCGCCACCAAGGGCTATCCCCCGTCGGTCTTCGCCCGCTTACCTCAGCTCGTAGAACGCAGCGGAAACGGCAGGCATCCAAACGGCTCGCTAACCGCCATCTATACGGTGCTGGCTGAAGGTGACGATCACAACGACCCAATCGTCGACAGTGCGCGGGCAATCCTCGATGGCCACATCGTGCTCAGTCGCGAGCTTGCCGATTCGGGTCTATACCCCGCGATAGACATCGAATCCTCGATCAGTCGTTGCATGAGCGATATCGGCGATGCTGAGCAGCTGCGTCTGGTTCGGCGCTTCCGCGAGCTCTACGCGATCTACCGGCGCAACGAGGATCTGATCCGCGTCGGGGCCTACGCGCCCGGCACGGACCCCGAGCTCGACAAGGCGATTGCCGCGTGGCCGCAGATGCGCCGCTTCCTCGCCCAAGAGCTGAGCGAACCGGTCGACTTCGGGAGCGCAAAGGCCGACTTGGTGGCCCTGATGGGCGCCCTCGAGGCCGCACCCGCACCCGCCCGCGCCACCTCTGCGGAGGCGGGCGGCGGCGGTGGCGGTGGCGCCCCAGCCCTGCGTGCGGTCAGCGCCGCTACCAGCGCCTGA
- the fliJ gene encoding flagellar export protein FliJ, with protein sequence MARAKQRLEPVADLAEHQRMQAEMALAQAQRQVHSRTQMLAQLRTFRDTYDQGHVRAQVGARSMAALRDFEHFLERLDQAIEQQRIELAETRAAATELRQSLQAATTRADSLQLVLERAQSLAHRRHEAHEQELLDELACVAAARKSST encoded by the coding sequence GTGGCACGCGCCAAGCAACGGCTGGAGCCGGTCGCCGATCTCGCCGAGCATCAGCGAATGCAGGCCGAAATGGCCCTGGCGCAAGCCCAGCGGCAGGTGCACTCGCGTACCCAGATGCTCGCTCAGCTGCGCACCTTCCGCGATACCTACGACCAAGGCCACGTGCGGGCACAGGTCGGCGCCCGCTCGATGGCCGCCCTACGGGACTTCGAGCACTTCTTAGAGCGCTTGGACCAGGCCATCGAGCAGCAGCGCATAGAGCTCGCCGAAACACGAGCGGCCGCCACCGAACTTCGCCAGTCGCTGCAAGCGGCAACGACGAGGGCCGATAGCCTGCAGCTGGTGTTGGAGCGCGCGCAGAGCCTCGCGCACAGGCGCCACGAAGCCCACGAGCAGGAACTGTTAGACGAACTCGCGTGCGTGGCCGCCGCTCGCAAATCGTCGACCTGA
- a CDS encoding flagellar hook-length control protein FliK: protein MTPSILAPLTAAPAQLSGPETIDGSASAVANATEGTSFRDLVAQESPDTQGKGDRSGEELASEHTDIDAEYEADQAAAESPDGLSSLGEPAGQGGQALPSAAASVGPGSPLAFNQPASPEVAPATEKETPSDGSRARPAPPTAGTAQTTGAAAPPGTSNAALRGVSILRGDTTTTATRSDAFDSARRARGFGVRANQRGLMVSRNGEGTPTILDGLRPMLGERSVLGAAAATGLGAESPSNQALHSQANFANAATSVTTTNAVPAATAPNAVFTLEASAAASSNPTSFELSQPLGSQAWREELGGRLQWLTDARIGRAELRLNPAELGPLEITLNIRGEEVSASFGAQHAATREAVEQALPRLREMMAQSGLQLADANVGQHSAGGEQSAQSHDRGTSPRPSLRSAQGEDSTVARSVDLTLDGSLTDRANRGQLDLYA, encoded by the coding sequence GTGACCCCATCGATCCTAGCTCCACTCACCGCCGCGCCTGCACAACTCTCTGGGCCAGAGACCATCGACGGCTCGGCGTCGGCCGTCGCAAACGCCACCGAGGGCACTTCATTCCGTGACCTGGTTGCGCAGGAAAGTCCTGATACACAGGGCAAAGGCGATCGCTCAGGAGAGGAGCTTGCCTCCGAGCATACGGACATCGACGCCGAGTACGAGGCCGACCAAGCAGCGGCCGAGAGCCCGGATGGGCTGTCATCGCTGGGCGAACCGGCAGGGCAAGGCGGCCAAGCGTTGCCGTCGGCAGCGGCAAGCGTTGGCCCCGGCAGCCCCTTGGCATTCAATCAGCCAGCTTCGCCTGAGGTTGCACCTGCGACGGAGAAGGAAACGCCGAGCGATGGGAGTCGAGCGCGGCCGGCGCCGCCCACGGCAGGCACCGCGCAGACGACAGGCGCTGCCGCCCCACCTGGCACGAGCAACGCCGCCCTTCGTGGGGTCAGCATCCTCCGGGGCGATACCACCACCACTGCCACGCGCAGCGACGCCTTTGACAGCGCACGGCGCGCGCGGGGCTTTGGTGTGCGCGCGAACCAGCGAGGGTTGATGGTTTCGCGCAACGGCGAGGGTACGCCTACGATTCTCGATGGCTTAAGACCGATGCTCGGGGAGCGATCCGTCCTCGGCGCTGCGGCTGCCACGGGGTTGGGAGCGGAGAGCCCAAGCAACCAAGCGCTGCACTCCCAAGCGAACTTCGCCAACGCCGCCACCTCCGTCACGACGACCAACGCTGTCCCGGCAGCGACCGCGCCCAACGCGGTGTTCACTTTGGAGGCCAGCGCCGCCGCATCCAGCAATCCGACGAGCTTCGAGCTATCGCAACCGCTTGGAAGCCAAGCCTGGCGGGAAGAGCTGGGGGGACGCCTTCAGTGGTTGACCGACGCACGCATCGGACGCGCTGAGCTGCGCTTGAATCCAGCCGAACTCGGACCGCTAGAGATCACGCTCAACATACGCGGGGAAGAGGTAAGCGCTAGCTTTGGTGCCCAGCACGCCGCTACCCGCGAGGCGGTTGAACAGGCGCTGCCTCGCCTGCGTGAGATGATGGCGCAAAGCGGTCTGCAGCTGGCAGACGCAAACGTTGGCCAACACAGCGCGGGTGGCGAGCAGAGCGCTCAGAGCCACGATCGAGGCACCTCACCACGGCCGTCCCTGCGCAGCGCGCAGGGCGAGGACAGCACGGTCGCCCGCTCGGTGGACTTGACCCTGGACGGCTCGCTGACTGACCGCGCGAATCGGGGGCAGCTGGATCTCTACGCCTGA